A genome region from Hymenobacter chitinivorans DSM 11115 includes the following:
- a CDS encoding trypsin-like serine protease, translating to MKFSWLIFLLVLTTECSGQEPVSKKHFPEIALVNRIDFTDAKFDQPRFSCGFLLKHHADTFAVTAKHLLKVIKTGEMTSVSLGNSIRAWSLFPLNRKADRVVTQRLLNENRAEALDDKATYDDDWLVFSLRSNHSGIKPLEARTTPLRPGEKLYVVGWTRRMEDGPQRVYEFEYYKTIDHRILLKDLLVPEQFGGLSGAPLVDEQGLVVGIVSNGTVDPDTKKKYFSPCALDGLLAFLEKNPKK from the coding sequence ATGAAGTTCAGCTGGCTGATTTTTCTTCTGGTACTGACCACCGAATGCTCCGGGCAGGAGCCGGTTTCCAAGAAGCACTTTCCAGAAATAGCCTTAGTCAACCGGATTGACTTTACCGACGCAAAGTTTGACCAGCCCCGCTTTAGTTGTGGCTTCCTGCTTAAGCATCACGCCGACACCTTTGCCGTCACGGCCAAGCACTTGCTGAAGGTTATCAAGACCGGCGAAATGACTTCGGTTTCCTTGGGCAACAGCATCAGGGCCTGGTCCCTGTTTCCGCTGAACCGCAAAGCCGACCGGGTTGTCACGCAACGACTGCTGAACGAGAATCGGGCCGAGGCCCTGGACGACAAGGCCACGTACGATGACGACTGGCTGGTTTTCTCGCTCCGCTCCAACCATTCCGGCATCAAGCCCCTGGAAGCTCGGACGACGCCGCTGCGGCCCGGGGAAAAGCTCTACGTCGTGGGCTGGACGCGCCGCATGGAAGACGGTCCCCAGCGGGTGTACGAATTCGAATACTACAAAACCATCGACCACCGGATTCTGCTCAAAGACCTGCTCGTGCCCGAGCAGTTCGGCGGCCTGAGTGGGGCCCCACTGGTCGACGAGCAAGGACTCGTGGTCGGCATCGTGTCCAACGGCACCGTAGACCCGGACACCAAAAAGAAGTACTTCTCGCCCTGCGCGCTGGATGGCCTGCTGGCTTTCCTGGAAAAGAACCCGAAAAAGTAA
- a CDS encoding carboxypeptidase-like regulatory domain-containing protein has protein sequence MLQRLLTLFAFVLLFPALGFAQENKISGRIVDQKTKEPIPFASIGLKEEQSGALTNEYGFFQMAMPDKAQDSLVVLALGYFRKAILVKKGANLQDLIIEVPKRVIELAEVKVKGGKVKDLSLGSKGSTPGEGMIQGLPGQQYAFFVKNEKGKKLGNVRSVSFYIGENGFPREPFRVRLYKADGNYNSPNTDILTDNVVVSAPKGGEWYTIDLTQYNVEAPEEGFFVAMEWIVSGDKFYTTNFMETYTPYGQIMRPTFEFKESRTWTYSIGKGWSLITLANNGMRYNAMIKAEVDMIKD, from the coding sequence ATGCTCCAACGCTTACTTACTCTTTTCGCCTTCGTTCTGCTGTTTCCAGCGCTAGGCTTCGCTCAAGAGAATAAAATCTCGGGCCGTATTGTAGACCAAAAGACCAAAGAGCCGATTCCTTTTGCCTCCATTGGCCTGAAGGAGGAACAGAGCGGCGCTTTGACCAACGAGTATGGCTTCTTCCAGATGGCCATGCCCGACAAAGCCCAGGACTCCCTGGTGGTGCTGGCGCTGGGTTACTTCCGCAAAGCCATTCTGGTCAAGAAAGGCGCTAACCTGCAGGACCTTATCATCGAGGTTCCCAAGCGCGTGATTGAGCTGGCCGAAGTAAAAGTTAAAGGCGGCAAGGTGAAAGACCTGTCGCTGGGCTCGAAGGGCAGCACGCCCGGCGAGGGTATGATTCAGGGCCTGCCCGGCCAGCAGTACGCTTTCTTCGTGAAAAACGAGAAAGGTAAAAAGCTCGGCAACGTGCGCTCGGTGTCGTTCTACATCGGCGAAAACGGTTTCCCCCGGGAGCCGTTCCGCGTGCGGCTCTACAAGGCCGACGGTAACTACAACTCGCCCAACACCGACATCCTGACCGACAACGTGGTGGTTTCGGCCCCGAAAGGCGGCGAGTGGTACACCATCGATTTGACCCAGTACAACGTGGAAGCGCCCGAAGAAGGCTTCTTTGTGGCCATGGAGTGGATTGTGAGCGGTGACAAGTTCTACACCACCAACTTCATGGAAACCTACACGCCCTACGGTCAGATCATGCGTCCCACCTTCGAATTCAAGGAAAGCCGCACCTGGACCTACTCCATCGGCAAAGGCTGGAGCCTGATTACGTTGGCCAACAACGGCATGCGCTACAACGCCATGATCAAGGCCGAGGTCGACATGATCAAAGACTAA
- a CDS encoding alpha/beta fold hydrolase, giving the protein MQLHFRELGAGNPLVILHGLFGTSDNWQTLAKRWAETHRVIVVDLRNHGRSPQTAEHSYELMSQDVLELFDLLQLQHVTLMGHSMGGKVAMRFALDHPARLDKLIVLDIAPRLSDMRHQDDILAGLHAVNLATIESRQQADEALAQHIPQLGVRQFLLKNLYRREDNSFAWRPNLAALTANMPAIGAEITGPTPFVKPALFVRGGKSDYVSTEDKLYAIPALFPNSQVETVVDAGHWLHAEKPEEIYALVEAFAKS; this is encoded by the coding sequence ATGCAACTACACTTCCGCGAACTGGGCGCCGGCAACCCGCTCGTTATCCTGCACGGCCTCTTCGGCACTTCCGACAACTGGCAGACCCTGGCCAAGCGCTGGGCCGAAACCCACCGCGTGATTGTGGTGGATTTGCGCAACCACGGCCGCTCCCCCCAGACGGCCGAGCACAGCTACGAGCTCATGAGCCAGGACGTGCTGGAATTGTTCGACCTGCTCCAGCTTCAGCACGTGACCCTGATGGGCCACAGCATGGGCGGCAAAGTAGCCATGCGCTTCGCCCTCGACCACCCCGCCCGCCTCGACAAGCTCATCGTGCTCGACATTGCCCCCCGCCTGTCGGACATGCGCCACCAGGACGATATTCTGGCCGGCCTACACGCCGTGAACCTGGCCACCATCGAGTCGAGGCAGCAGGCCGACGAGGCCCTGGCCCAGCACATTCCGCAGCTGGGCGTGCGGCAGTTCCTGCTCAAAAACCTCTACCGTCGCGAAGACAACTCCTTTGCCTGGCGCCCCAACCTGGCGGCCCTGACGGCCAATATGCCCGCCATTGGCGCCGAAATCACCGGACCCACGCCCTTCGTGAAGCCGGCCCTGTTCGTGCGCGGCGGCAAATCGGACTACGTAAGCACCGAAGACAAGCTCTACGCCATTCCGGCCCTGTTTCCCAACAGCCAGGTCGAAACCGTGGTGGACGCCGGCCACTGGCTACACGCCGAAAAGCCCGAGGAAATCTACGCCCTGGTCGAGGCCTTCGCGAAAAGTTAG
- a CDS encoding FeoA family protein, producing MSSRSAQAKTSTPRSVKDLRLGESGTICCLQDPEMALKLLEMGCIPGTQVRLNSRAPLGCPITLVVGDEDYTLSLRVSEAATILLKD from the coding sequence GTGTCCAGCCGTTCCGCCCAAGCCAAGACCTCTACGCCCCGCAGCGTAAAAGACCTGCGTCTGGGTGAAAGCGGCACGATCTGCTGCCTGCAGGACCCCGAAATGGCCCTTAAGCTGCTGGAAATGGGCTGTATCCCCGGCACCCAGGTTCGACTGAACAGCCGGGCGCCGCTGGGCTGCCCCATCACGCTGGTCGTCGGCGACGAGGACTATACCTTGTCGTTGCGGGTCAGTGAGGCGGCCACGATTCTTCTGAAAGACTAG
- a CDS encoding SAM-dependent methyltransferase — protein sequence MKGTLYLIPTVLADDTAAQVLPAQVASQVAALSYFLVENARTARRFIKSVAPAQVIESLRLTVIDKDSTEAQIQEALKAVVAGQDAGVISEAGCPGVADPGAEVARLAHKLGIKVVPLVGPSSLLLALMGSGMNGQSFAFHGYLPIERAQRVAAIKALEKQALSQHQTQLFIETPYRNMQMLDDLLTQLQPGTRLCIAANLTAPDELVRTDTVAGWKGKLPQIHKQPAVFLIGR from the coding sequence ATGAAGGGTACTCTCTACCTTATTCCCACCGTGCTGGCCGACGACACGGCCGCCCAGGTGCTGCCGGCGCAGGTGGCCTCCCAGGTAGCGGCGCTGTCGTACTTTCTGGTGGAAAATGCCCGCACGGCCCGCCGCTTTATCAAGAGCGTGGCCCCGGCCCAGGTTATCGAAAGCCTGCGCCTCACCGTCATCGACAAGGATTCGACCGAAGCCCAGATTCAGGAGGCGCTGAAGGCCGTGGTGGCGGGCCAGGATGCCGGCGTCATTTCCGAAGCCGGCTGCCCCGGCGTGGCCGACCCCGGCGCCGAAGTAGCCCGCCTGGCCCACAAGCTCGGTATCAAAGTAGTGCCGCTGGTGGGGCCTTCCTCCCTGCTGCTGGCGTTGATGGGCTCGGGCATGAACGGGCAGAGCTTCGCCTTCCACGGCTATCTGCCCATTGAGCGGGCCCAGCGCGTTGCCGCCATCAAAGCCCTGGAAAAGCAGGCCCTGAGCCAGCACCAGACCCAGCTCTTCATCGAGACGCCCTACCGCAACATGCAGATGCTGGACGATTTGCTGACCCAGCTCCAGCCCGGCACCCGCCTCTGCATTGCCGCCAACCTCACCGCTCCCGACGAGCTGGTGCGCACCGACACGGTGGCCGGCTGGAAAGGCAAGCTCCCCCAGATTCACAAGCAGCCCGCCGTGTTTCTGATTGGGCGGTAG
- a CDS encoding OmpA family protein, with protein sequence MKKHILSVVALIALLTACDNLKNPETKDQPQEATADTAVVYRDGKTAGDAVEGAANAAGNAADAAGNAVSSGWDMTKAKLADVKYPEVNLPDVTVRGNDEYSVYGVEETVLFDTDKAEIKAGASKALEQISASIGQRYATGPVYIMGFADSRGDKSYNRELSEKRANAVKTWLSQNGKIDASRVSIEPMGESQPVASNATAEGRQQNRRVEIAVRTK encoded by the coding sequence ATGAAAAAGCACATCCTCTCCGTCGTAGCCCTGATTGCCCTGCTCACGGCCTGCGACAACCTGAAAAACCCCGAAACCAAAGACCAGCCCCAGGAAGCCACCGCCGATACGGCCGTAGTATACCGGGATGGTAAAACGGCCGGTGACGCCGTAGAAGGCGCGGCCAATGCCGCCGGCAATGCTGCCGACGCCGCCGGCAATGCCGTTAGCAGCGGCTGGGACATGACCAAGGCCAAGCTGGCCGACGTGAAATACCCCGAAGTAAACCTGCCCGACGTGACCGTGCGCGGCAACGATGAGTACAGCGTCTACGGCGTGGAAGAAACCGTACTCTTCGACACCGACAAGGCCGAAATTAAAGCCGGCGCCAGCAAGGCCCTGGAGCAGATTTCCGCCTCCATCGGGCAGCGCTACGCCACCGGCCCGGTTTACATCATGGGCTTCGCCGACTCGCGCGGCGACAAAAGCTACAACCGGGAGCTGAGCGAGAAGCGCGCCAACGCCGTGAAAACCTGGCTGAGCCAGAACGGTAAAATCGACGCTTCCCGCGTGAGCATCGAGCCCATGGGTGAGAGCCAGCCCGTAGCTTCCAACGCCACCGCCGAAGGCCGCCAGCAGAACCGCCGCGTCGAAATTGCCGTCCGCACCAAGTAA
- the feoB gene encoding ferrous iron transport protein B: MARATLISDPTGAAASALTLEALRDVPPRSHRELTRIALIGNPNSGKSSLFNQLTGLNQKVGNFPGVTVDRKTGISQLTAQHRAEIIDLPGTYSLYPKSLDEKVITDLLYDQASDQYPDFVVITVDASNLRRNLLLFTQLADLGLPAVLALNMMDVAEQHGVQIDIMALQQELGVPIIPMNARKGVGIAALKIVMSRQLGAPTVSFFEPSEDLLPMIRQIRYYFNLHNDYLALHYAHQFRQISFLTADDKAYIGELVEKYDFKPTPRQAQETIDRYARINDILLNTVTVVRTEKNEPYSNKLDKVLTHKVWGYLIFFGILFLMFQAVFAWASYPMELIDEGVTWINQLVQTNFDGPLVNLLTEGVLAGLGGVLIFIPQIALLFAFIAVLEETGYMARVTFMMDRIMRKFGLNGKSIVPLISGVACAVPAIMSARTIENWKDRIITIFVTPLMSCSARIPVYTVLIALVVPPQKVLGIFNLQGIALMGLYLLGFFAAIFSAWLLKLILRTQNKSYFIMEFPVYRWPRWKNVGITIVEKVKTFVFQAGKVIVAISVILWVLASYGPGNALEQAETRVRATATQQQLSAEETDIRIASEKLENSYAGLFGRTLEPAIRPLGFDWKIGIALITSFAAREVFVGTISTIYSVGQDADMRTVQQKLAAEKDDNGQPFFTPARAFSLLVFYVFAMQCMSTLAVVYRETKGWKWPLLQLLYMTGLAYVSSFVVYQLFS; this comes from the coding sequence ATGGCCCGCGCAACCCTCATATCCGACCCCACCGGGGCGGCCGCCTCGGCCTTGACCCTGGAAGCCCTGCGCGACGTGCCGCCGCGCAGTCACCGCGAGCTGACGCGCATTGCCCTGATTGGCAACCCCAACTCGGGCAAGTCGTCCTTGTTCAACCAGCTCACGGGCCTGAATCAGAAAGTCGGCAACTTCCCTGGCGTCACGGTGGACCGTAAAACCGGTATTAGTCAGCTCACGGCCCAGCACCGGGCCGAAATCATTGACCTGCCCGGCACCTACTCGCTCTATCCCAAGAGCCTCGACGAGAAGGTCATTACCGACCTGCTCTACGACCAGGCTTCGGACCAGTACCCCGACTTCGTCGTTATTACCGTCGATGCCTCGAATCTGCGGCGCAATCTGCTGCTGTTCACCCAGCTGGCCGATTTGGGCCTGCCCGCGGTGCTGGCCCTGAACATGATGGACGTGGCCGAGCAGCACGGCGTGCAGATTGACATCATGGCCCTGCAGCAGGAGCTGGGCGTACCCATCATTCCGATGAATGCCCGCAAGGGCGTGGGTATTGCCGCGCTTAAGATTGTGATGTCGCGGCAGCTGGGCGCCCCCACGGTGAGCTTTTTCGAGCCCAGTGAGGATTTGCTGCCCATGATCCGGCAGATTCGCTACTACTTCAACCTGCACAACGACTACCTGGCGCTGCACTACGCCCACCAGTTTCGGCAGATCAGCTTTCTGACGGCCGACGACAAAGCCTACATCGGCGAGCTGGTAGAGAAGTACGATTTCAAGCCTACGCCCCGGCAGGCCCAGGAAACCATCGACCGGTATGCCCGCATCAACGATATTCTGCTGAATACGGTGACGGTGGTGCGCACCGAGAAAAACGAGCCCTACAGCAACAAGCTCGACAAGGTGCTGACCCACAAGGTGTGGGGCTACCTGATTTTCTTCGGCATCCTGTTTCTGATGTTTCAGGCCGTCTTTGCCTGGGCCAGCTACCCCATGGAGCTGATTGATGAGGGCGTGACGTGGATAAATCAGCTGGTGCAAACCAACTTCGATGGGCCGCTGGTGAACCTGCTCACAGAGGGCGTGCTGGCCGGCCTGGGCGGGGTGCTCATCTTCATTCCGCAGATTGCCCTGCTCTTCGCCTTTATTGCGGTGCTCGAGGAAACCGGCTACATGGCCCGGGTCACGTTTATGATGGACCGGATTATGCGCAAGTTCGGGCTGAACGGCAAGAGCATTGTGCCCCTGATTTCGGGGGTGGCCTGCGCCGTGCCGGCCATTATGAGTGCCCGCACCATCGAAAACTGGAAGGACCGCATCATCACCATCTTCGTGACGCCGCTGATGAGCTGCTCGGCCCGAATTCCGGTCTATACCGTGCTCATTGCCTTGGTGGTGCCGCCCCAGAAAGTGCTGGGCATCTTCAATCTGCAGGGTATTGCGCTGATGGGTTTGTACCTGCTAGGCTTTTTTGCCGCTATTTTCTCGGCCTGGCTGCTCAAGCTGATTCTGCGCACTCAGAACAAGAGCTACTTCATCATGGAGTTTCCCGTGTACCGCTGGCCGCGCTGGAAAAACGTGGGAATTACCATCGTGGAGAAGGTCAAAACCTTCGTCTTCCAGGCCGGTAAGGTGATTGTGGCCATTTCCGTGATTCTGTGGGTGCTGGCTTCCTACGGGCCGGGCAATGCTCTGGAGCAGGCCGAAACCCGGGTGCGCGCTACGGCAACTCAGCAGCAGCTGTCGGCCGAGGAAACTGACATCCGCATTGCCTCCGAGAAGCTGGAGAATTCCTACGCCGGCCTTTTTGGCCGCACCCTGGAGCCGGCCATCCGCCCCCTGGGCTTCGACTGGAAAATCGGTATTGCCCTCATTACCTCGTTTGCCGCCCGGGAAGTATTCGTGGGCACTATTTCCACCATCTACAGCGTGGGCCAGGACGCCGACATGCGCACGGTGCAGCAGAAACTGGCCGCCGAGAAAGACGACAACGGGCAGCCCTTCTTCACCCCGGCTCGGGCATTTTCCCTGCTGGTGTTCTACGTTTTTGCCATGCAGTGCATGAGCACTCTGGCCGTGGTGTACCGCGAAACCAAAGGCTGGAAATGGCCCCTGCTGCAGCTGCTCTACATGACCGGCCTGGCCTACGTATCGTCCTTCGTGGTGTATCAGCTGTTCAGCTAA
- a CDS encoding EamA family transporter, with protein sequence MKLSRHHLAALAAFLIWGFFPIPLRLMAGYASGQILFFRVLLSLALLLLIHLTARRATVRATLRQWQLADPAERRRVAGSTLVGGALLTSNWLLFIYVVNQVSVQAGSFAYLICPILTALLGFVVLGEKLRRNQWLAIGLSAVSCALLGAGAWQNVLMSLVVAVTYASYLITQRRLQGYDRLVLLTVQLMLAALVIIPAAPLLGADPAAGFRDGYLLLMAAVLSIGFTVIPLFLNLFALNDLPSGTVGILMYLNPILSFALAFAYFGEQASAKQAVAYGVILLSVVLYNAKRRQAAAPVLSKSS encoded by the coding sequence TTGAAACTCTCCCGCCACCACCTGGCCGCCCTGGCGGCTTTCCTGATCTGGGGCTTCTTCCCGATTCCCTTGCGCCTGATGGCCGGCTACGCCAGCGGGCAGATCCTGTTTTTCCGGGTGCTGCTCAGCCTGGCCCTGTTGCTGCTCATTCACCTCACGGCCCGCCGCGCCACGGTGCGCGCCACCCTCCGGCAGTGGCAGCTGGCTGACCCAGCCGAGCGGCGCCGGGTGGCCGGCAGCACCCTGGTAGGCGGGGCCCTGCTCACCAGCAACTGGCTGCTATTCATCTACGTCGTCAACCAGGTCAGCGTGCAGGCCGGCTCCTTCGCCTACCTTATCTGCCCCATCCTGACGGCCCTGCTGGGCTTTGTGGTGCTGGGCGAAAAGCTGCGCCGCAACCAGTGGCTGGCCATCGGCCTGAGCGCCGTGAGCTGCGCTCTGCTGGGAGCCGGGGCCTGGCAAAACGTGCTCATGAGCCTCGTGGTGGCCGTCACCTATGCTTCCTACCTCATCACCCAGCGCCGCCTGCAGGGCTACGACCGGCTGGTGCTGCTCACGGTGCAGCTCATGCTGGCGGCCCTGGTTATCATCCCGGCGGCCCCGCTGCTGGGCGCCGACCCCGCCGCCGGCTTCCGCGACGGGTACCTGCTGCTGATGGCCGCCGTGCTGAGTATCGGCTTCACCGTTATTCCGCTGTTTCTGAACCTGTTTGCCCTCAACGATCTGCCCTCGGGCACGGTGGGCATCCTGATGTACCTGAACCCGATTCTGAGCTTTGCCCTGGCCTTTGCCTACTTCGGCGAGCAGGCCAGCGCCAAGCAGGCCGTAGCCTACGGCGTGATTCTGCTCTCGGTGGTGCTCTACAACGCAAAGCGCCGCCAAGCAGCCGCCCCCGTCCTGAGCAAGAGCAGCTAA
- a CDS encoding bifunctional UDP-N-acetylmuramoyl-tripeptide:D-alanyl-D-alanine ligase/alanine racemase: protein MLHFLDLPALTHGTLLQEPAAAARIQHLLLDSRRVGQPAGSLFFAIRGAQHDGHRYLPDLYAQGVRLFVVDHPALIPGGAAAFPEAGFLVVSDTLGALQAIAAHHRRQFRLPVFGITGSNGKTIVKEWLAQLLSPDELICKSPRSYNSQVGVPLSVWELNPTHTLGIFEAGISEVGEMARLARVIQPTLGIFTNLGTAHDAGFGSPAEKVAEKMQLFGDVDTLFYCRDQEAVHAAAQALLGAQRTFTWSRHHAYDTHVAVQVLEASAQRTVVRVTLERPVLQEHTFTLPFADEPSVENALHGLTVLLWRQVPAPEIQRRLDRLQPVAMRLEMKQALNDCYVLDDTYNNDLAGLRLALDALARQPRRGRRILILSDVLESGLPAAELYAHVAALLPTHGVERLVGIGAEISAHEAVFGNMAKAFYPTTEAFLAAFQPEQFHQETILVKGARRFEFERIVAAFQQKIHGTVLEVNLDALVHNLNFYRARLQPGTRLMVMVKAFAYGSGSYEVANLLQFHRADYLAVAYADEGVELRQHGISLPIMVMNPSPDSFQKLRQYHLEPEIYSFERLQEYLRAAQDQPMPAIHLKLDTGMRRLGFAEEDLPELCRLLQQHAAHLRVASALTHLAGADEEQHNDFSRQQLAAFQRMAPQVEAALGYSIIKHALNSAGIVRFPEAHYDMVRLGIGLYGVEASGQQPDALRPVSSLRTTISQVKTLAPGQTVGYGRRGEAVAHERRIATLAIGYADGYDRRFGNGVGEVVIRGQRAPLVGNVCMDMCMADVTHIAGAQAGDSAVVFGEEMPLREAAARIGTIPYELLTNVSERVKRVFFAE from the coding sequence ATGCTGCATTTCCTCGACCTTCCGGCCCTGACCCACGGTACCCTGTTGCAGGAGCCTGCCGCCGCGGCCCGTATTCAGCACCTGCTGCTCGACAGCCGCCGGGTGGGCCAGCCCGCCGGCTCCTTGTTCTTTGCCATCCGCGGGGCCCAGCACGACGGCCACCGCTACCTGCCCGACCTCTATGCGCAGGGCGTGCGTCTGTTCGTGGTCGACCACCCGGCGCTGATTCCGGGCGGGGCGGCGGCTTTTCCGGAGGCGGGGTTTTTGGTGGTTAGTGATACGCTGGGAGCTTTGCAGGCCATTGCGGCCCACCACCGCCGGCAGTTCCGCCTTCCGGTGTTTGGCATTACGGGCTCCAATGGCAAGACCATTGTGAAGGAGTGGCTGGCCCAGCTGCTGAGTCCGGATGAGCTGATTTGCAAGAGTCCGCGCAGCTACAACTCCCAGGTGGGCGTGCCCCTGAGCGTGTGGGAGCTGAACCCGACCCACACGCTGGGCATCTTCGAGGCCGGTATTTCCGAGGTGGGCGAAATGGCTCGGCTGGCCCGGGTGATTCAGCCCACGCTGGGCATCTTCACCAACCTGGGCACGGCCCACGACGCGGGCTTTGGCTCCCCGGCCGAGAAAGTAGCCGAGAAGATGCAGCTGTTCGGGGACGTGGACACCCTGTTTTACTGCCGCGACCAGGAGGCGGTGCACGCCGCGGCCCAGGCCTTGCTGGGCGCCCAGCGCACGTTCACCTGGAGCCGGCACCACGCCTACGACACCCACGTGGCGGTGCAGGTGCTGGAGGCCTCAGCCCAGCGCACGGTGGTGCGCGTGACGCTGGAGCGGCCCGTGTTGCAGGAGCACACCTTCACGCTGCCCTTCGCCGACGAGCCCTCGGTGGAAAACGCCCTGCACGGCCTCACGGTGCTGCTGTGGCGGCAGGTGCCGGCTCCCGAAATTCAGCGCCGCCTCGACCGGCTGCAGCCCGTGGCCATGCGCCTGGAAATGAAGCAGGCCCTAAACGACTGCTACGTCCTGGATGACACCTATAATAACGACCTGGCCGGCCTGCGCCTGGCCCTGGATGCCCTGGCCCGGCAGCCCCGGCGCGGCCGCCGCATCCTGATTCTGTCCGACGTGCTCGAATCGGGTTTGCCCGCCGCGGAGCTGTACGCCCACGTGGCCGCCCTGCTCCCAACCCACGGCGTGGAGCGGCTGGTAGGCATTGGGGCGGAAATCAGCGCCCACGAGGCAGTTTTTGGGAACATGGCCAAGGCGTTTTACCCGACGACGGAAGCCTTTCTGGCCGCCTTCCAGCCCGAGCAGTTTCACCAGGAAACCATTCTGGTGAAGGGCGCCCGGCGCTTTGAGTTCGAGCGGATTGTGGCCGCCTTCCAGCAGAAGATTCACGGCACGGTGCTCGAAGTCAACCTTGATGCGCTGGTCCACAACCTGAACTTTTACCGGGCCCGCCTTCAGCCCGGCACCCGGCTCATGGTCATGGTCAAGGCCTTTGCCTACGGCAGCGGCAGCTACGAAGTGGCCAACCTGCTGCAGTTTCACCGGGCCGACTACCTGGCCGTGGCCTACGCCGACGAAGGCGTGGAGCTGCGCCAGCACGGCATCAGCCTGCCCATCATGGTGATGAACCCCTCCCCGGACTCGTTCCAGAAGCTGCGGCAGTACCACCTGGAGCCCGAAATCTACTCGTTTGAGCGGCTGCAGGAGTACCTGCGGGCGGCTCAGGACCAGCCCATGCCCGCCATTCACCTCAAGCTCGACACCGGCATGCGCCGCCTGGGCTTTGCCGAGGAAGATTTGCCCGAGCTCTGCCGCCTGCTCCAGCAGCACGCCGCCCACCTGCGCGTGGCCAGCGCCCTGACCCACCTGGCCGGGGCCGACGAAGAGCAGCACAACGACTTTTCGCGCCAGCAATTGGCCGCCTTCCAGCGCATGGCCCCGCAGGTCGAGGCCGCGCTGGGGTACTCCATTATCAAGCACGCCCTGAACTCGGCCGGTATCGTGCGCTTCCCCGAGGCCCACTACGACATGGTACGGCTGGGCATCGGCCTCTACGGGGTGGAAGCCAGCGGGCAGCAGCCCGACGCGCTGCGGCCGGTGAGCAGCCTGCGTACCACCATTTCCCAGGTCAAAACCCTGGCCCCGGGCCAGACGGTGGGCTACGGCCGCCGCGGTGAAGCCGTAGCGCATGAGCGCCGCATTGCCACCCTGGCCATCGGGTATGCCGACGGCTACGACCGGCGCTTCGGCAACGGGGTGGGCGAGGTGGTCATTCGGGGGCAGCGGGCCCCGCTGGTGGGCAACGTGTGCATGGATATGTGCATGGCCGACGTTACCCACATTGCCGGGGCCCAGGCCGGCGACTCGGCCGTGGTGTTCGGGGAGGAAATGCCCCTGCGCGAAGCCGCGGCCCGCATCGGCACCATTCCCTACGAGCTGCTGACCAACGTGAGTGAGCGGGTAAAGCGGGTGTTTTTCGCCGAGTAA